In Fragaria vesca subsp. vesca linkage group LG5, FraVesHawaii_1.0, whole genome shotgun sequence, the genomic stretch TAACATATTTGATCTTTGTTATTTTCTTGTATAGTCATCCATATTGATGAAAAAAAAAACTGGAAGCTGTCTCTCCATCCTTTGGATCTCTACTATAGGTATCCTGATGACGCTATTGAGAAGAGATCCTTATTTCTGATGTACGAGCTTGGGAAGGACCCTGTTTGGGGCGAGAAGGAAACAATAGACTTGTTACATGACGTCTGGCGTCACTTTTATATACTCACACCAACTTTCCATAACATATTAATTAGAACAGTACATCAGACTATAAGATTGGTTTAGCTAATTGAACTTTCTAATTTTCTCTTAGGGTGAGTGGACGAGATCTATATGATAACGACCTCGAGGCGTGCCATGTCGTGGCACACAAGGTAGATTTCCACGCCTACCGTCTGCTTTTTCATGATGCAAAGGTGGCGAATGGTGCATTCACGCATGCTTATAAGCGACCGCATCGGGGTCCTCGTCGCATAGAGCAACATTTTTCTGGGGAAGCTGACGTGCAACGTTCAGGTCGTAAGAAGGCTGTCTACATCGCACGCAGCACTTCCAGATTCTTCCGGTTGATGTGCGACATCGACAACCACCATGGCTAAAATGTGCCCACACGTTGCTGCGGGAATTGAGAGCATTTTTCTTCTGGCTTTCTTCCATCATCGAGAAATATTATCTTAGAATCAATAGTACCAAACCAGGGTTTTGGTAGATGTATTGGAGAGCGTGCAATATACAGAAAACTCAGACGGTAATACAGAAAACTGAAATTCCATATATATGATTTCAGCAATTGTTGGTTAAAAAATGTAACGATAAGAGTACACAATTTACATACAGGCAGCTCTGTAGCTGTTTCTATATGCACTTGAGCCAAACAGAAGTTGCGGTTTAATACCTGAAATGAAAAGCCATATACGATGCAGAAAATTCAGTTTTGACCAAGTAATATAACTACTATTGAAAACCAGCTCTGTGTCTTAGCAACCCTAGCAAATTGCATAACTTGCAACAAATCATAGCTAGTGCAAATCAGTAATCCAGGTATGATAGTGTTTCATACATTCAAATGCGAACTAATTTACTAATCCTAAAACATGACTAAGCACCTATGAGGATTGTCAAATTTACCTGTAAGAGAATGTCCCTTCCATTATGTATAGATGAACCTGCATATCCGACTTCTAGCATTAATAATGGGAACTAAAAAGAGCAAAATATACTCCACACCAATAGCCCCATACTGTTGCATGACCTATCCCTTGAGCATATGTTTCATTGCAGAAATATTGATACAGTTGAAACTGGAATGTATGGAACACAACAGCCTTACAGTTCATTGTATCTCAAACTCATAAAAAAAAAACAAAAAAAAAACTGGATATTAGTTATTCCATTTATTTGGAAATAACGAAAGGGTTACTAGTAATCCAGGTTGGTCTCACTAAAGCGCATACCCATATGGGTCATATATATCATTTCTTTACCATAAATTTGAAAACAAAATCGCATGATTTTCAAATTTTCTATTTGGGTATACTCCTAAGCATTTTCTGAAGAACAGATAGACATTGTTGTTTTTTTTTTTTTAAATCAGTAAAATACAAAGATGAGAGTAGGAAATAAACTACTTTTTCATAAAGTTTGTGAGTAGATGGATTACCTGGGTTGATTTGAACAGCTGTTTGCAACAGTCAGTCAGTCATACAATCCCTTTTTCTTCATGACTCCTTGGAGGTTCTAACATAAAAATGTTTTATAGTGTGCTTCATTTACAGATCCCTGAATACCGTCATTCGTTACAAACAAATGAAATTGTATGAGTAAAACATGAAACGTAGCGAAGTTGCATACAAAAAAAGATGCAGGATAGTTTAAAGGCACTCTCCTAAAGTAATCTGAAAATTATGTCCAGAGGATTGACAATGTGGAAAATGCTGAGGCAAAGATTCTGATGCATATGATATAACTTGTAATTGTAAAGCCACCTTTTCATATTGGAAGCTAACGATCAATCATAACGGTCAAGGTGTTATCGAAAGTGATTTGTAATCAATAGCTAGCTTAGCTCATTACCCCAAATGCAAGTAGCACATAAGCTTCTCCAAGGGCAGCCCTTCATTAAAAACCCTCATCTTCAAGTATTTCTTGAACCTGACTTGAATATTAGAAAAGACCAACACTGCAAATATAATATCAGTCAGCCTAAAGGTGCTTATGATATCAGGTAATCTATGAGGTAAATTCATAGTCTCTTCAAATAACAAATGTTTACCAAAAGAAATTCCTAAAAAATGTTGATAGCCAAAAGGGTGGTATTTTCTACTTAATGGTCAAGGAAAAAAATGTTATGCCAGCTCTTCTTACCAGCCTCAAGAAATCCTAGTGTTGAGATTCTTCTGAATCAATGATTCAGCCTAAAATGCTATTGGATGTTGCTTTGTATATAAGATCCAGACTCTGAGGTCAATTTCAATATGGAAACAGAACATCTTTTATATGTACTAATAAAAATATTTTGGACGCTGAAAATATCCCATGCAAACCACAGATGAGAGAAGTATGGAAATGTTGTATCTAATATAGGCCACGACATGTTTATTTTCATTTCCTTGTTCTCCAAGTTCTTCACTTCAAATATGGCACATCATACTTACATTAGAAATGGTCAGTGACATCATCAGAACCAATTTTCTCAGGAATCATCATGTAATGTGAATACCCACAATTTGAGAAATTTCTGGGAATACAATTGTACAGAAACAATAAGAAAAAATAGAACCGAAGATAGGCAATTAAAACCCAATCACAATTCGGAGTTGACATTAAATCCTATTTAACTTCCCCTAAAAATTGTCTACAGCTATTAGGTTGACCTAAGGATATTTGTAGTGCATTTGAACACTGAACAAAGAGAATTCAGAAGTTTCAAATAAACATACCTTTACACCTCAGGATTGGCATTCCAATCACTCCACTGCATGATTAATGATTGCATAGTTCTCAACCTGTAATTACATAATCAATGCATATCATCCCTTTGAATTTCTCAAATGCAAATAGCAAAATAAATTCCATCACAGTTTTTAAATTCCAAAAGCAGATCAGGTTGATCATGTTTTCCAAGATATGACCCAATGATTTTACACCCTTCAAGCATAGTACCGTATCAGAAAACTGTAAATAACAACACTATTAAGCAATCGTATCTCTTTTAAATTGCATGCAATAGCACACAAAAATGAAAATTAAATCAAGAAGATTAAGGCTAAGGTTACTTTATTTTATGAGTATAAAGCTAATCTGAACTTGAAGACTATATTGATCAGCCTTCAACTACACGACTGATCAGAAAACAAATGATTTTTTCTAACCTCTGGGATTTATGAGTTGAAAACTAACCTGCACTGATTAACACCTTACTTTATTCTCTTCCACTTCATTATTGATAAGAAAACTATATTGATCAGAAATCTAACTAAATCAAGTAGAAAAATTCATAAATCTAATATACCGTGACATTGGTGATTTTGAGGAAATAGAGTATCGATCAGTACCTTATCGAAGTGATGCAGCGGAAATGGTTTTCTCGAATCCACGAGAGAAATCTGGAATCCACCAGGGAATTGAGATAAACTCAAAAGTTTTTATTAATATCAAAAGGTTTTTTTGTCTACAACTGATAAAGGCTCCTTATATAGGAGCAAATAAATCCTAGGGCAACTAACAACAAAGCCTAAAAGCCCAAGGATTAAAAGAAAACCAAATCCAAAATAAACTAGAAAACCTAAAATAATATTGAATGCCGAATCGGATTAACAAAATGATATCTTTTGGCCTATATCTGACACGGCTCACTAAAGTGAGTCTTGTAGATCTCGTCAATCCCATTCCGAAAAGGTATCATGCATCTCAAACGGACATTCTGGCCAAAAGATACTGCAAATTAGATTTAACAGATTTTGCACGACAAACCCGAAAAGTCCAAAACAACATCTTCTTGAATATTCCAGCGGCTAGCAACCTCATGATACGAGAGTTACCGATCTTTAAATCATTCTTTCTGATTATTCGCCGCTTCCTTACTTTTATTTTTTTCTGTCTAAGTTTGGCCCATTCTCGTTCTACATCACGAAGGCTTAAAATTATACAAATTCCATCCGGCTTGGGTATGTTTAATTTCTAAAATCAGCTTATCGCCAAAGTCAAAATCAGGATAACTGCAATCAGAACTACCCCATTAGATTTAATCAATTGACAACGAAAAGATCAAATTGATTAAACCCACATGCACCCAAGAAAAGCACAAACCCAGAACCCAAAAGAGTGAAATTCTAAAGAAAGAAGGGATCAAACCAAAAAATGAAGAGAGAAAACTCAAAGAGAGACAAAAGCCAAAACCCCAACCCAATAGATAGTGAAGCCGTGAAGGGACCATTTACTTGTTGTGGAGAGAGCCGAGTTCGATCACTCAACAGCCAAACGAAAAGCCAGAGAGAGCGGAGGAAAAGGAAAAAGTCTCAAGATCGATCTCGAATACATCTAGAAGTGTGAGCCCAGCAATAGAAAGTGTAAAGCCAAAAAGAGAGAAAACACAACATTTGCCGAAGAAGAAAAAGAAGGGAGATCACTCTCGAATGTTTAGGAGATGGCGAGAGAAAGGACATAAGTAATCGACGAATCTAAGCCCGAGCCCAAAACTGTTCGAACAGTGCAAGGAACTGTGGGAAGGCCCGGTAACACTAATAGCATCATGGGCTTCAACTGAGGCCCAACATGACGGGTCGCGCCGGATAAGCCATAATTCTCTCCTAATTGATATGCATAATCATAGCTTGCAATAGATGTAAAGAATGATATCTTCTCATTAGTGCACTAGTTGGTGGAATGAAAAGAACAGAATTATATTAGAAGTGAGTGAAGTAGGTGTAGATTGACATTGTGGACCGGAGTGTTTGCAATTACCTGTTAAATGCCAAACGACGTCGCAGCGCTCGCTTTTTGTACCAATTTGCGTTTAATAAATGTTTGTAAACCGTGCTCTAGCTATCCCGGTGATCTTTCTCCGGATTTACATAAACGGATACAAATTTACCGATCATCTTTATTTTGCCCACCAAAATATCCATCTTCTTAATCTATTGACACATGACTTAAACCATTTAAAGAAACATGTATCAATAGCCTAAGACGGTTAACACTTTGGTGGGCAAATAAGGGTGGTTGACAAATTTGTATTTTTAAACAAACTCTCACAAAACAATGAGAATGATTCATTGTAAAAAAAACAAAACAAAATTGGTTAGGTAATTTCTTTTTTTTCTAATAATGTTATAGAGGTTCTTGCAATATAGAGTGTGTTAGTCAATTTTAATCTTATTCTTTTTTCAGTGACTTTACCAGCTTTCAAATTCAATAGGTATCTTCGTCACTCTCGGTTACATTTTCAATGACCTATGCCTGAAATCAACTTTGATGAACAACACCATATCTCGAGCACCAGTCATCACCCCTCCCCATACCTACCATCAAGGGACAACGACGTTGCTGCAAGGTGGTCAAACTTGACTGTGGCCACACAACCAGCCTCTTTCATCTGCCACTCACCCCATCCTCGTGCATCCATCACCATAGACCGACATCCAGCTCGCTTAGACCCACTCTGCCCCATCCTCCGATCACACGACAATAATTAGTATGTTTGCACTCGATGCATGTCGATGAGGCCAAAAGCCTACACCAACGTCGTGGCACAGTTGGACGATAAAGAGAGAGGACGGCGACAAAAGGTTCTAAACCTAGAGCATGGAGCACATTCTTAGAAGAGAGATGCTTGAGATATAAAGTTAGTCGATCTTATCCTAGTGCATAGTTAGTATTTCTTTTAATGCAATATTTATGTCGTGTGTTAAAAACAAGATATGAGAAAGTCTACGTATCTAATATTCAGTAATTACACTATTATATCCCTAGTTGGAATCGTTTTAATATAGAAATCTTTTTGATTGCTACTCGAACTCTAATTTTGAGATTTTGCTCATATGTTTTGGTCTGATTATATTTCGATCTTAATGATGTATATGGTGTAAGAAGAATATTTTATAGTATGAAAATTTAATTAAGAAAAAGAAAATAGTTAGGAAATATGAGTAAGGAATAGAAAACATATATTACACTATTACAGTGAGTTGGAATATGTCCCATTCAAATTCTTACTTCCTTTGTTTTCAAGATGAAAACTTGAACCACAAATTCTACCTCCATTTGAGAGAAATTTACATCACATTTGGAGATGGTCTTTCCTTTTCTTCAATTCGAGCTGGCCTAGTATCAAGTTACCATAAATTGGCACCTGAAATTGTACGAATCCTTTGAATGTAGCAAGAAACGTGCAAAAAAATCAAAAATAAAGCCAGACAGACAAGATTTGACCTGGGCTTGCAAGTAAAAATGGAAAAAAGAGCAAAAGGAAATAGGTAAGAAGCTTCCCCAATAATGCCAGACAGACAAGTTCGAGTGTTGTCTCGGGTATCGGGTCGGCTCTTGAAGCCTTCGCTCCCTCACTCCCGTCTCTCTACCGTCTCTATCTATCAGCCAACCACCAAACTGAATCACACTATTAGAGAAACCCCTATGATCCCATTCAACAGGCACCGTTGGATTCCTAGTTATCTGGATTCTGATTTAAGGCTCGTAGCGCATTTATCGAGCTCGACTTCAGTTTGATCACAGCTCTGTTCAAGTCCAACCCAGTTGGTGGAGACTGCCTTCTTGGACTAGGATACCCTGAAGATGATCAAACAGAGGTTGAATAATAGCAATGGGTACAGCTTAATGAAGGAAATGAAGAAAAAGAAGATGGGAGGAGGGCGGGGAGGGCGGACCATGTGAGGAGGGAAATGTTGGAACTGATTTGGACTTAAACACATCTGTCAAACATTATGGTCAGTTTCATATTGAACATGGATTGAATAACAAGAAGCTTAAGTTTTTAACTCAGTTTCAGAGAAGTAATCCAAGTTGTATATCAGTTGGATTACATAGAGGTTCATTGCATTTAACCTGAATGCAATTCGAATTAGTATTGTGATAGGATTATGCCTATGCAGTTGTTAACATTGAGTACAATAAGGATTTGGTTATGGGATTGAATCCGGTTTTGTGATCACTATATAAAGGAGGCTAAGTCCCTGTGTTTTTTATCGTTTGGCATTGAGTTTTGGCATTCCCATAGTGCTGCTTGATACAGAGACACAGAAGACCTGCATCCATCTCTTGTTTCTGTGCGCAGCCAACCCAGAAGTCTATCACAATGGTGTCATCATCGAATATAGCAGTCAAGGCAGATTGGAGATCCAACGAAGGTATGTTCCTAGTTCATCTAGGATAACTTAAGTATACAGAATGTATTAAGTGTTCTTGAATATATGCATGTGTGTTTGTCTATTTATGAAATAAGATCCAAACTTAAGTTTAGATGGCTTTAATAGGATTCTGAAAACCATCTAATAATGGTATCAGAGCTACATGTTTTTTCAAAATATACAAATCACATGTTTCAGTATGGAGCAAGAACAAGAGTTTTTTCAAAAACTATTTTCTGGAAAACCAAAACTAAATCAACAGGCCTAAAAGCATGCTCAATCCATTTAGATAAGGCCCTAATCCATATGTTTCAAACCCAAGGCCCATAAAGAAACCCCAAGATAAAGAATGAATTAAAATTACAAGTTGTTGCTTTAGTTTTTCTTCTGTTCGTGGCTTTGGGGATGAGAAAGGGAAAGAGAGTTTTAGGGATTTGGTTTCTCCCTGCTTCAGACAAAACGATTTTCAGAAAAGGGCTGGGTTTCTTCCGCTTTAAGTTTTAAAAGCATGTCTTGTTAAATTGGTGCTGTGTTGATGCAGAGGCTAAGGTAAGTTCTCTGAAACTGATTCTTGTTGATTACAAATTCTGCATTTGTGGATGTTCATATGGAGAAGTGCGAGCATAAATAGATATAATTCGATGCATGAATTGTTTGTGGTTGACGTGTGTTAGTGAAGGAGGATGGATAGAGCTTATTTCTGCTATGATGTTATGTCTGATGATATGTTATTGATGATTGAATGATCTCCAATTTTATTTCGAAATCTATAACATGATCATAATATCTAAAAAGGTGTTTTGAATTAAGCTTCTGGTCATGGTTATGTCTTACACAAAGTATGCTAAGCTATTAAGTAACAGATTAAGAAATCATTAAGAACAACACTAAAATTGTGCAGCATTGTAAAGCTTGGCTTATTTTGGCTCCTAAAGGAGTTTCTGAGTTTTTGTTTTGTAATGTATGCAGTGATACATGTATGTGCAGGAACTTATCAAGATTTTTTGAAACTTTTCTTAGTCTAAAGACTTAGACTGTGTTCATTAAATAACAAATTCTTGTTATATATGGTGTATCAATTAAGAAACTATAGATTTTATAGAAATTATATGTCACAAAGGCATTGGTTTTTTGAAGTATATGGGATGTATAATATATATATATATATATNNNNNNNNNNNNNNNNNNNNACAACACATAAGAAAAAAAAAAAATACTAAAACAAATTTTCTTTCTCCCTGCTAGGAAATTTGGCGTCTATTGGTGAAGTTGTAGAGCTGAATGGAAACAACTATAGGAAGTGGCGTGATGATGTAGAATTTTACATGGCAATGCATCAAAACATAGACTATTGTTTGCTAAATCCTAAACCTGAAGGAGAGTTAGATCAATATAGCTCAGCTGATGACTCGTGGCATTACCATGAGTGGTTTAGAACCAATAAGATGGCCAAAAACGTACTTAGGAGGACCATGTCTGAGATTGTGAGAGGGTCTGTGGAGGAGCCTGAAGATGCCATAGATTATATGGCTGCAATTGCAGAAAAGTTTGAGGAAAGTGAGAAGGCTGAAGGTGCTAGACTGCATAAGGAATTCCATGAGCTTAAGTATGATGGAAATGGCAGTGTTAGGGAGCACATCATGCATAAGGTGTTGTTGAATGGGAAGCTCAGAGACTTGAGGATGGGAGTTTCAGATGCACAAATTGTGCATGAAGCCCTGTATTCTCTCCCAGCCTCATTCAGTAATCTCAGGACTACCTACAAAAGTGTGTGGATGAGGAGAATAGGATCCGCAATGAGGCTGGACCATCCACTGCAGTCAACTTGGTGGAAAAGCCCAAGTGGAAGAAGAAGAATAAGAACAAGGTTAAGCAAACCATCAATTTTAAGGTATCTGGGAAACCTGCAGAAACCAAGAGTGACAAATCTTTTAAGTATAAGTGCTTCTTCTGTAAAAAGATCGGGCACATGAAGGAGTGTCCGGGGTTTAAAGCTTGGATGATAAAGAAAGGGTTTAATAAGGAGGAGGGCTCCAAGGACAAATGAACAGAATGTGTGTGTGGGAAACGGCCAAAGAGTTTCAGTAAAGGCTATAGGATGCTTGAGGATTGAGTTAGGACAAGGCAATTTTTTAGTTCTTAGTGATGTCTATTACATCCCCTCCTTGAGGCGAAATTTAATTTCAGTGGCTCTTTTAGTTGACAATGGTTGTAGTCTTTTTATCGATTATAAAGGAATAAAACTTTTTCAGAATTCAGCTTACATTGGATCTGGTTCATTCTCGAATAAATATCTTAGACTTGATTGTTCTACTGTTAAGAATGAGATATTAACTATAGAAAATAATGCAGGAACCAATACTGATAACAATGTTGTTGGAGTTAAGAGAGTTTTATTCAATAATAAGTCTGCAAACCTTTGGCATCGAAGATTAGGCCATATATCAAAAACTAGACTTAAAACACTTGAGAAACTTAATGTATTGCCTGCTCTGTGTTATGATGATTTGAATGATTGTGTTGAATGTTTTAAAGGAAAGTTGACGAAAACCAGAAAACTTACAGCAACAAGATGTCATAAGCTTTTAGAACTTATACATACTGATATCTGTGGACCTTTTAAGCATAAGACCATATGTGGGAATTTTTATTTCATTACATTCATAGATGATTACTCAAGGTACTGCTACATTTACTTCCTTTCAAAAAAATCTCAAGCATTGCAGGCATTCAAAATTTATAAAACTGAAGTTGAATTGTAATTAGAGATGAAAATTAAGTGTGTAAGATCTGATAGAGGGGGTGAGTTTTATGGGAGGCATACTGATGCAGGCCAGCAAAAGGGACCATTTGCAATGTTTCTGCAAGAACATGGCATAAAGGCACAGTATAGCACCCCATATAATCCATCCCAAAACGGTGTAGCAGAAAGAAAGAATAGAACCTTGCTTAATATGGTTAGATCTATGGTGTGTACTTCAGGCTTACCTATATTTTTGTGGGGTGAAGCACTTAAGACTGCAAATTATCTTTGCAATAGAGCACCCTCAAAAGCTGTAGAAAAGACACCATTTGAGTTATGGTGTGGTAGGCAGCCTAGTTTGCATCACTGCCATGTGTGGGGATGTAAAGCTGAGGCAAAAATTACTGATGAGTTAACTGAAAAATTAGGTCCTAAAACTGTTAGCTGTAATTTTATTGGTTACTGTGAAAAATCTAAAGGCTACAGGTTTTATACACCTCATAGCTCGACAAGAATTATGGAAACCAGCAGTGCAAAATTTCTGGATGAAGCATTTAGTAATTCGGATTTTGAGGATTTATCCTTAGAATTTAATGAAATTGTTGAGAATGAGGATTTAATAAACACTCTACCTTTAGTTTCAGACACAGTAATGACTAATGCATTCATTCAAAATCAAAATAACAATAATGCAGGAGCTGTAGCTCCTGAGCCTAACATTAATAATGCAGAAGAATTTTTAGAGCCTCAAGTAAATCCAGACCAAGCTTAACCTCAAAATTTAGTACCTCAGGATTTAGAACCTCAGGATTTAGTACAACCTCCA encodes the following:
- the LOC101300151 gene encoding uncharacterized protein LOC101300151 produces the protein MAMHQNIDYCLLNPKPEGELDQYSSADDSWHYHEWFRTNKMAKNVLRRTMSEIVRGSVEEPEDAIDYMAAIAEKFEESEKAEGARLHKEFHELKYDGNGSVREHIMHKVLLNGKLRDLRMGVSDAQIVHEALYSLPASFSNLRTTYKSVWMRRIGSAMRLDHPLQSTWWKSPSGRRRIRTRLSKPSILRYLGNLQKPRVTNLLSISASSVKRSGT